A stretch of DNA from Candidatus Binatia bacterium:
CCGGCGCCTCGAAGATGCTGGGGCGGCAGCGATCGTCATGCACTCGCTCTTCGAAGAACAAATCGAACTCGAACAACAAAGCGCCATTTGGAGCATGGACGTTCACGCCGAAACGTACGCCGAGGCGCTTTCTTACTTTCCACGACCGGACCTGTTTGCATTGGGGCCGGAGCAGTACTTGGAACAAATCCGCCGCATCAAGGGCGCGGTTGACATTCCGGTTATTGCGTCGCTGAACGGGGTAACCCCTGCAGGTTGGTTGCGCTACAGCGAGCTCATCGAGCAAGCAGGGGCCGACGCCTTGGAACTGAACATTTATCACGTGCCGGCAGATCCCCACGAGACGGCGGAGGCGGTGGAGGGCCGCGTCCTCAATATTCTCACCGCAGTGCGCGAGCGGGTAAAAATCCCCATTGCTGTCAAACTGTCGCCGTTCTACTCCGCACTCCCGTGTTTTGCTTCCGCCTTGGTCCAACGCGGCGCACAAGGACTGGTACTGTTCAATCGCTTCTACGAACCAGACTTCGATATCGAGGCCCTGGAAGTCGCACCGCGCTTACAATTGTCCGACTCCAGTGAACTCCTCCTGCGCTTGCACTGGCTAGCCATCTTGCGCCCACAACTGGAGGCCTCGTTGGCGGCCACCGGCGGCATCCACACCGTCCCCGATGTCATCAAGGCGCTCATGGCAGGGGCAGATGCTGTGCAAATGGTCTCTGCGCTTCTGCAGTTTGGGCCCGAGCACCTCTCGAAGGTTTTGCGCAACTTGAAGCTTTGGATGGAAGAACACGGTTACGGCTCGATCCAGGAGCTGCGAGGGTGTTTGAGTCTCGCCCGTTGCCCAAATCCGGCAGCTTTCGAGCGTGGAAACTACATGCGCGTACTGCAAACGTGGAGCGCTTGACCCGGTGGCAGTGTGCGGGAATACACGTGCAACTTACTTTTCGTCCAGACTCGTCACCGCGTCCCACGTCGCCGGCGGATCTTCGAGGAACGCCCGGCATCGAGCCAGGAAAAACTGGGCCACTCGGTCCTGAACGGGTCCGTTCGCGAGCGCTGCGAAGCCTCGCAACGCTGCAGCAAAATCTCCGCGCCGGTATCGTTCCAAAGCTTCCGCGAACTGCGCCAGCATCCGGTGGGTCTCCTCGCTGACGTGGGCGCGATGCTCTGCGATCAGCTCGAACACCCGCACAGCCTGCTCTCGACCCTTCACCCGCACCGTATCCACTTCGCGCACCAAAAACTCCGGGGGCAGGGCCCGAGCGGTGGTTTCAGCGATGAGGATTCCAGTTCCATAGAGCTTATTGAGCCCCTCCAAGCGCGCCGCCAGGTTGACGTTATCGCCCACGACCGTAAGGCTGAGATGGTCTGCAGAGCCCATATTGCCGAACACAACTGGCCCGGAGTTGATTCCAATCCGAACGTGTAAATGCGGCCAGCCTTTTTCCTGCCACCCCGGCAAACGATCCAACTGCTTCTGCATCGCTAAGGCAGCGCGGCAAGCGGCGGCTGCATGATCTTCCCTCGCCAGGGGCACGCCCCACACGGCCATGATCCCGTCGCCAATGTACTTGTCGAGCATGCCTTCGTACCGAAACACGACCTTGGTCATGGCGCCGAGGTAAGAGTTCAACAGCTCCACGAGGGTTTCCGGCGGCAACTGTTCCGCCAAACTGGTGAAATCTTTCACATCCGAGAACAGCACCGTGCATTCAACCTTCTCTCCGCCGAGGCTCAGTCGCTCCGGGTGTTCACTCACCAGCGCTGCCGCTGCCGGGCTCAAATACAGTTCCAGCGCGCGTCGCATTTTGCGCCGCTCCCTTTCTTCCCAAAGGTAACGCCGTACGCTCTCGCCCGTGAGCGTCAGCAGCGCGGCGGATGTCGGCGCGAGCATCCCCAATACGAGCCCGTGGGATCGCAGCAACCACTCGCACAGCCCCAGGTACCCAACGATGACACTCAAGGCTCCGAGTGCACCCATGACTCCGCGGGCGCGTGCAACCAGCCAACCGGTAGCGAATGAGATCCCCAACAGCGCCAGGACTTCAGCCAACCCGGCCCAAACCGGCTCGACCAGGAAGCGACGCTGCAACACGTTGGCAATCACATTGGCGTGGATTTCCACCCCCGGGAAAGTCGGATCGAGAGGCGTGACACGCTGGTCGTACACGGCTGTCGCCGTCACCCCGACCAAAACGATTTTGCCGCGCAGCCTTTCCGGATCCACGTGCTGCCGCAAGACGT
This window harbors:
- a CDS encoding dihydroorotate dehydrogenase, whose translation is MIDLRTNYLGLPLEHPLMPGASPLVGDLDTVRRLEDAGAAAIVMHSLFEEQIELEQQSAIWSMDVHAETYAEALSYFPRPDLFALGPEQYLEQIRRIKGAVDIPVIASLNGVTPAGWLRYSELIEQAGADALELNIYHVPADPHETAEAVEGRVLNILTAVRERVKIPIAVKLSPFYSALPCFASALVQRGAQGLVLFNRFYEPDFDIEALEVAPRLQLSDSSELLLRLHWLAILRPQLEASLAATGGIHTVPDVIKALMAGADAVQMVSALLQFGPEHLSKVLRNLKLWMEEHGYGSIQELRGCLSLARCPNPAAFERGNYMRVLQTWSA
- a CDS encoding adenylate/guanylate cyclase domain-containing protein gives rise to the protein MARKRFAAAWTSLLAAAIFGGLRIAGCAQLHLLEERVLDYRLKTRAAVSVADPSIVIVAVDDVSIEQVGRWPWPRSTMANLLRRVAQAEPRVVGVDIVQSEASQGARGAEEDRELAAALAQAPVFVLGYFLDFERPASTVPPAELLRTYDVVRMRSRRALQWIPPRGRVVPAMTANLPEFSRAARDLGYFNFLPDADGTIRRVPLVLRYGEELLPPLSLAVLRQATGKPAAITLGDTGVEEIALGDVPIPADRTGSLRVDFYGPGRSFAHISAVDVLRQHVDPERLRGKIVLVGVTATAVYDQRVTPLDPTFPGVEIHANVIANVLQRRFLVEPVWAGLAEVLALLGISFATGWLVARARGVMGALGALSVIVGYLGLCEWLLRSHGLVLGMLAPTSAALLTLTGESVRRYLWEERERRKMRRALELYLSPAAAALVSEHPERLSLGGEKVECTVLFSDVKDFTSLAEQLPPETLVELLNSYLGAMTKVVFRYEGMLDKYIGDGIMAVWGVPLAREDHAAAACRAALAMQKQLDRLPGWQEKGWPHLHVRIGINSGPVVFGNMGSADHLSLTVVGDNVNLAARLEGLNKLYGTGILIAETTARALPPEFLVREVDTVRVKGREQAVRVFELIAEHRAHVSEETHRMLAQFAEALERYRRGDFAAALRGFAALANGPVQDRVAQFFLARCRAFLEDPPATWDAVTSLDEK